AGTCAACACATGTCATGTACCTTAGCCTTAGCATCCTGGCCCCAGGGTTTTGAATCATCCTTTCCTTTCACTATCTGCCTCACAGCTAACAGCTTTTGCTTCTTTATCAAAGTAGTGACCTTTTTCCTTAACTTCTCTTGATCCTTAACAACAGCATTGGAGTCACCTCCATCATTTTCCTTATCTTTGtcaccctttttcttttttgttttctccaaGAACTTGTGTATTCTAACCTGACACATTGAAGAAACAACACATCAGCACTCATTATAGGATAAAGCAAAGGATGTAAGGAGAGCAGAACACGTCTTTGCTTAGTCTAGAGAAAACAAAGTGTGAGATACTTCAAAACGATAGGAAGAGAGGTTAATTTGAAAAGCATGACCCCACACCCCTGAATCCATATCTCAATAGAACTTAACAAGCTAGAAATGAAACAGAACCATGGATGTGACtgattttaacaataaaaatattagcATGTCCAATGTTATAGGTAATGTTGGACACAACACAATACTTCCATTTAATTTCTATAGTTCGCTTAATCTCTCTAAAAGTATCCCATCATAAAAAAGGAAATTGGCAAGATTCCGGCATAGCCATTTTCTAAAGCCAGTATACTTAAATGTTGAAAACTCTCAGCTGTTACTAAAACTTTGCTCCACACTATTTcacaaaaacaccaaaatttcAAGGCATACAAACAATAAGGCCTTTATCTGCCATTTTTAGTCGTAAGTCAAAGCTTATTCATTATCAGACATCACATCCTACCGTCATAAAATCACTTATCACTCTAACTTTTACCAGCGTTACTAAGGCTAAAATATGAAATTGCTCCATGGTCTTAATCAAACAATTTTGACAATTACCATTCCCATTTCTATAATTTCATCACCCTTAATACAAATGCTATAACCTCTACTCTCAAAgcatttgaaaatcaataactaAAAAGATCTTTCCTCTTCTTTAGTTTCTATCAGCTTCCAAATTGCCCtctaaaccaaaacaaaatcttttttaCTCAAAATCCTAAAAGGAACAActaaaaatcaaagaatgaTCTGATATAAGGGTTCAAACCAAAATGACCATGAGAAAAGAGTGGAAAACAACTTCCTACCTCCTGCTCAACAGCATCACCTACTGCGCAAGCCGCTGGAACCACCCTTGCAGACCCATGTTCACCTCCGGTCATCAACAATCCCATCAACTTATGCATTGTGATTACCGACATCATGTCAGGCGGTAACTGGTTGATATAGGGGGCATAAGCCGCCTTGTTCTTCCCCCTCCGGCACAAGTCTTGCTCCTTATCAATGGCATCCCGCAAAGGCTCAAACCAACCAAGAAACAACGACTTCATATAAGGCAAATTCGGGGCCAGCTTCTGCTCACACATGTCCATCAATAGCTCCTTATACTCCTTGGCTGCCTGTTCCCAAGCCTCGGTCTCAATCCTCACCTGCCTCCTCCTTAGCATCTGATACTTCCCTTGCCCCATTCCCCTCATCATAGTCCGCCGCCTCCTCCGTTTATACTCAACCTGCCTCTTCTCCTCCTTATTCATCTCCTGCAACAATTCTTGAACCTCCTCCCCAACTAAAACATCCTCCTCAACATCTGTAGACGAAGCCGCCTCAGCCTCAGCCTCAGCCTCAGCAACACTCGCATACCCTTTGGGGCAAAAAAAGCCATTAAACCCAAAACTTGGCCTCCCAGTAAACTCCTCATGTGACAAAATTTCACCATTTCTACGAAACCCCATTTCAGAAAACCCGTAACTTGGCCTGTATTTGAGTTTTTCGGGGAGAATCGGGTCGTGGGTAAGACCCAGAAAGCTATAAGCTCGTCTGAGGGATTGGGAATTGAGGAGGCAAAACCTGCGGGGGTTTTGAAATTTAATGGCTCTCTTGGCAATGTTGCTCCACATGGTTGTGGAGATCCCAGAAGGGTTTTGTGGAAAGCTTGTGGGCTTAGAAAAGGGAAGGAAATGGTCGATTTGGGGGGTGTGATTTGCAGAGAGTAGTAGAGGGGTTTTAGCACTGGACATCAAATATTCTGAGGAAAACGAAACTGGCGATGGGATCGAAGAGTTGGGATGGGATGGATAAGGAATTTACAAAAGGAAATGAATTCatggagagaggaagagaataGCAGAGGAAATAAGTAGTGAGTAGTAGCCGCCTTTTGAAGGCTGAAGCTAAACCCTTCTTAAacctttgtttctttcttttttatctcaCAACACACAGTACACAGTACACAGCTTTCTTTTCTGTCTCTCAGTCGAAAAGGGGTGAATCTACAAATTTATAGTTGTTTGGGGGGTTTAGTGTAATATGGATTTGTGGGTATGTGACGTGTCTAGATAGTGAGTGGCTCCCACTTTTGGTTATGTAGGCCAATAAAGCGATTAGGGTGTGGTCTGAACTTTGAAGTTTAAACTGTGTGTGTCTGTCAGAGATGTCCACACTATTTGATGTAAATCAACGAGAGATAATCAGATAACTCATTGTAAGGTACAGAAAAGTTTATCAAGAAATATAAATCATACAATATATTCGAATGTATTAATTAATGAAAACttaaatcaatatatttttaggaAATATGTAACTTTATCAAATTAggccttttaaaaaataaaataaatattaaacataatttaattagaatttattaGTGTTAAATTTAGGTTCATTTTTATTCAAGGGGCAAGTAtcaaaaaactttcaaaaaaaaacccattacaTTATCATTGGGACTGCcttgcccaaaaaaaaaccccaaaagtaaatcaaaactctctctctcaaaaattaGGTTAGCATATATTGCAACAATAAAATTTCTAGAGCAAAGTtatgaaaattcaaaactttgaaTAAAACACTAGCTTTCCATCTACCTAGGTTAGAAACTATTCAACTATTATTCTCTATCACcttgaaaatggaaaaatggTAGTTTCAAGATTGATTTTGGTAGAGTTTtggtatgctaatgatgattgTCCTATAGTAGCGAGAATGGGGGttatttttagccaaaattCAAAACCTTAAGGTTTCTAGAGTGCTAATAGCTAATAGTTGATCAACCTTTGAGTTAGATAGGTAATGAAGTGATTTCAGGGTTGCTATAATTGAGTGgcataaacctaaaataacaagCATACGTTGGTAATAACTAGTGTACGACAACGTGTGCCACTTTTATAAGGAGACTATTTTGGGCTTCAAAAGTGATTTGGGCTTACATCTTTTGGTTTATTGAACTTACTATATACTATATAGTGTTAATCATTTTAGTAGGAGTTCAAGGTATTCTTCATCATTGAGATTAGGGCCTTAGGTATAGACTAGAATAAAGTGGGTTGTCTATGCTTATaccaaaaaagaagatgaacaTGATCAATACAAGTGATTATTATATGAGATTTATTTTAGTGATTATTAtatgagatttatttttaaatagttatAATATGCTGCTAACCCTGTAGTTCAaactatttctctctctaaacccccAAGCATTTTGTGCATGAGAAGATACCAATTCAACTAAAATGCCCCTAACTAGCGTGCGAGATCCTCAAGTTATTGAAACACATCAAAGAGCCtaccatgaaagaaaaatcctcaatattaacatttaaaaaaaaaaaagatgacatCAATGGTCCTCACTTACGGATATAATAGGTTCAAGGGAACCTACTTCCTTGTCACAAGAAGGAAAAAGTCATAGTTTTACTATTTTATCACCGAATTCGGCCCATTATCCCTGACTTAGGACCTTTACTATTAATTTTAATGCTTATTGTTAGATTACTTGCGCTTAGCGACAACTATGGCCACCATCACAAGAAGTCCATAAACAATCCATTCATTCATaagcaaaatttttatttgggaaggaaaaaaaaaggtttgaaatgtggcttattcttttctttttattttttttaatttaaaaaaacccttaataaatatacaaaatatgGTTCTATTATATCTTTGTGAATTTTTTACATTAACATATTACTCATAAATGacttttttcaattaaattcaacaaaatATATGCAACTGCATTGATTGAGCCAATAAAATTTCCACCGTGCTTCTAATCTCGAATGGTAGCTACTTTGACATTAAACAACAATATTTGCTGACAGATAAGGGTCCCAGCACCCTCTTGGAGTGAACCGATCAGAAATTGCAGTAAACCTAAAGTTGGAGAGGAAGGAATGAGAAACATATTCATTTGATCAGATATTGCATTCACAAAAGATTCAAGCCATGGTAGCCCATCAGTGCCGATTACCATGAGCATTACCAGCCCTCACAGGCAGGGTCCCTGTTTGCAAGAATCAGAATAATGAATCGCTGGAGCAAACAAttaaccctttttttcttttttcttttttaattctgcCATTTTGGCGCCAGGGTCTtaaatgaaagttaaaagatACTTCAATCGGAATTGATTGACATGAATTGATGAAAATGTGTCAGGTTTAACtcataaattttacaaataaaaaaggtaaaacttaaataaagttttttagATGTTGTGACTTATGTTCCCTTAATGAAATTCCAACTCTTGATTGCATTGAATTTAAGGGGTGTTTAGTAAGGggtatttaaacaacaattttcgttgtttaaacaacacaacacatatttttacaacactttttcacccacacgtattttcaaaaaacttaaataatgttactagaacaacattatcaAACGAGCTCTAATCGTCCTGAAAAATATAGATGTTTATACTACATTGCTCaatatatacacatttttatttaattgagaaacttgccaagagccttgtaaccatcgttatattaaaaaaaaaaaagatagaaatttgaGGTATAATATGTAAAGAACTGTAATTAAGTTACTCATAACCTAACCTTGCAGTTCAAGTAAGCAAGTTATTGGCTCACTTttgcccatatatatatattcctggTTCTCAAGCCATTTTACTCTCCATAAATTGTTGTCAACTTCCATTTGGTTTGGAAACCTAGACTAACTGCGACAAGACATCCTGAACAGATACAAAGttgataaataacaaaaactatcacatgagagagagagagagagatcagatTTATTAATCAGTATTAACAATCAAATGAGACGTATGATTTTTCTTGTTAAATtaatttcctatttttcttCTAGAAAGTGGATAAGAAACAACAACGCATTTCTATCACCCAAACAACCCCAATTGACCAATCAAATGAATAGAAATTCAAGTGAAATACAACCTTCAATATGTAGGCTTATCCGATATCTTCTTCATAAATTAGTAGCTGTGGGCTTGAAACAATCAATATTGCATAATCGGACCGATCTCACGATGCCCCCAAAGCTGCCACCACAACGCAATTCCAACAGTGAGGAAAACCAGATATTGAATATATATGCAATTATGCACACCACATTGGACAAGCTTTGTTTTAAAAAGGAAGCATAAATGGGTAAATAACAATACTATCCAGTCAAAATTATAGCTAACCTGTTCCTTGGTTTCTCCGGCTGGTCCACAGCATTGTGAACTTTAATAGACCGATCAATGCTCTTTCttgatttctctctcttatcACTACTGGTTCTTGATTTCTCTCTACGGTCTGTGCTCAGCCTTGGCTTTTCTCTCTGGTCAGTACTCGGTCGAGACCTCTCCTCTCTATGATCTGTGCTGGATCTGGATTTCTCTCTACAATCTGTGCTGTTCCTGGGATTTTCTAGTTGATCTGTAATTGGCCCAGATCCATTTCTCACATGTGGTGATTTCTCAATGGCTGATATGAATTTCTTGAGATGCTTTATGTATTGTGGGAAAAGCTCCAAGTCACAATGATTCCCTCCTTTAATCCATAATGGTTCATACTTCTCTTTACAGAGCTGCCAAAGTTTCCTACCATGGGACCAATCAACAACATCGTCAGCAGTTCCCTGCAAGAAAGGGCAAACACAGAGCAAAACAGCTTGGTAAATGAGCATTCTTCTAATTACTTGAGCCA
This genomic stretch from Castanea sativa cultivar Marrone di Chiusa Pesio chromosome 1, ASM4071231v1 harbors:
- the LOC142621677 gene encoding uncharacterized protein LOC142621677 isoform X2, with amino-acid sequence MGAMTSSMAAKFAFFPPSPPSYEVAEEEGGVGGGGGGVKLKLRMTGGVESRRENGDVLRLKTKRGNEVVAVYIRNPSASLTVLHSHGNAADLGQMYDLFTELSIHLRVNFMGYDYSGYGQSSGKNIDKIPLVKCPVLVIHGTADDVVDWSHGRKLWQLCKEKYEPLWIKGGNHCDLELFPQYIKHLKKFISAIEKSPHVRNGSGPITDQLENPRNSTDCREKSRSSTDHREERSRPSTDQREKPRLSTDRREKSRTSSDKREKSRKSIDRSIKVHNAVDQPEKPRNSFGGIVRSVRLCNIDCFKPTATNL